In a single window of the Pirellulales bacterium genome:
- a CDS encoding DedA family protein — protein sequence MEWLKDLIDLVLHFHVHLQEFIKEYGPGTYLILFVIIFCETGLVITPILPGDSLLFAAGAFAAIPDSLNLALLFLLLGVAAIAGDAVNYAIGNFLGPKVLNHDGRFLKKKYLDRTHQFYERYGGKTIILARFVPIVRTFAPFLAGVGSMSYWRFASYNVVGAVLWISLCLFSGYFFGNIPWVKKNFEVVLLAIIVISILPAIVEAWRARRHALAVAPSTDAVQDKS from the coding sequence ATGGAATGGTTGAAAGACCTTATCGATCTGGTGCTACACTTCCATGTGCATTTGCAAGAATTCATCAAGGAGTATGGTCCCGGGACGTATCTGATCCTTTTCGTGATTATTTTTTGCGAGACGGGGCTGGTCATCACACCGATTCTGCCGGGTGACTCGCTATTGTTCGCCGCGGGGGCTTTTGCGGCGATTCCCGATTCGCTTAACTTGGCGTTGCTTTTTTTGCTACTGGGCGTGGCCGCCATCGCCGGCGATGCCGTGAACTATGCGATTGGCAATTTCCTGGGTCCGAAAGTGCTCAACCACGACGGACGCTTCCTGAAAAAGAAATATCTCGACCGCACGCATCAGTTCTACGAGCGATACGGGGGCAAGACGATCATACTGGCCCGCTTCGTCCCGATCGTGCGCACCTTCGCCCCGTTTCTGGCTGGCGTGGGGAGCATGTCCTACTGGCGGTTCGCCAGCTACAACGTCGTAGGCGCCGTATTGTGGATTTCACTGTGTCTGTTCAGCGGCTATTTCTTCGGCAATATTCCCTGGGTAAAAAAGAACTTCGAAGTCGTGTTGCTGGCGATCATCGTTATTTCGATATTGCCCGCCATCGTAGAAGCCTGGCGCGCACGGCGACATGCGTTGGCCGTGGCGCCATCAACCGATGCGGTCCAAGACAAGTCATAG
- a CDS encoding dicarboxylate/amino acid:cation symporter, producing the protein MTAEESRSGVGSAGATARKRLPLHTRVLIGLIIGAVAGAVANYFLERARLDSLLTVTDTIGRIFLRLVFMVVLPLVISALALGVLELGDLRRLGRVGARTLFFTLILSASSVAIGLGLVNLIRPGARLSEEQRTALMQQYAPNVATAKAKAEQAKSLSDTLLDIIPENPLQEMAGAVDGSSKGNGMLAVMFFALMLGVALAMSPERTGALVRVLEGTFDVSMVIIGLAMRLAPYCVACLVFGITARQGPDVLVTLFWFVATVLLGLSIQMFVVYSLAVAGIARRSPLQFFRDVSDAALTAFGTSSSNATLPVSLRVARENLKLPPEISRFVLTVGATGNQNGTALYEGVVVLFLAQVFGVELTFVQQIQVVLMSILAGVGTAGVPGGSIPLIMIVLTNVGVPAEGIAVILGVDRLCDMCRTVLNVTGDLVLATCVAGDEVADDPALFQGEGLAPPAG; encoded by the coding sequence ATGACAGCAGAGGAATCTCGGTCTGGCGTCGGCTCGGCAGGCGCGACGGCCCGCAAACGGTTGCCGCTTCACACCCGGGTATTGATTGGGCTGATAATCGGCGCCGTGGCCGGCGCGGTGGCCAACTACTTCCTCGAACGCGCACGGTTGGACAGTCTCCTCACGGTGACCGACACCATCGGCCGCATTTTTCTACGGCTGGTTTTCATGGTGGTTTTGCCGCTGGTGATATCGGCCCTGGCGCTGGGTGTGCTCGAGCTGGGGGACCTGCGGCGGCTTGGCCGGGTCGGCGCGCGAACGTTGTTCTTCACGCTCATCTTATCGGCCTCATCGGTAGCCATCGGGCTGGGGCTGGTGAACCTAATTCGTCCCGGCGCGCGGCTTTCCGAAGAGCAGCGTACGGCGCTCATGCAGCAGTACGCTCCGAACGTGGCGACGGCCAAGGCCAAAGCCGAGCAGGCCAAATCGCTGAGCGATACGCTCCTGGACATCATTCCCGAAAACCCCTTGCAGGAGATGGCCGGCGCCGTCGACGGCAGTTCCAAGGGGAACGGCATGTTAGCCGTGATGTTCTTTGCGCTGATGCTGGGCGTGGCGCTGGCCATGTCACCGGAGCGCACCGGAGCGCTAGTGCGCGTGCTGGAGGGAACGTTCGACGTCAGCATGGTAATTATCGGCCTGGCGATGCGGCTGGCACCCTACTGTGTGGCGTGCCTGGTCTTTGGTATCACCGCGCGGCAAGGGCCCGATGTGCTGGTGACGTTGTTCTGGTTCGTGGCTACGGTGCTGTTGGGATTGTCGATCCAGATGTTTGTGGTTTACTCGCTGGCCGTTGCCGGGATTGCGCGACGGAGCCCGCTTCAGTTTTTTCGCGACGTGTCCGACGCGGCGCTGACGGCTTTCGGCACATCCAGCTCTAACGCCACCTTGCCCGTATCCTTGCGCGTGGCGCGCGAGAATCTGAAACTACCCCCCGAAATCTCGCGCTTTGTACTGACCGTGGGGGCGACGGGCAATCAGAACGGTACGGCGCTATACGAAGGCGTGGTGGTGCTGTTCCTCGCCCAGGTATTTGGCGTCGAGCTGACGTTTGTTCAGCAGATCCAGGTGGTGCTGATGTCGATCCTGGCTGGCGTGGGAACCGCGGGTGTCCCTGGCGGATCGATTCCGCTAATCATGATCGTGCTGACGAACGTGGGCGTACCCGCCGAGGGTATTGCGGTGATCCTGGGGGTCGATCGACTGTGCGACATGTGCCGCACCGTATTGAACGTCACTGGCGACTTGGTGCTGGCCACGTGTGTGGCTGGAGATGAAGTGGCCGATGATCCGGCCCTTTTCCAGGGCGAAGGCCTGGCCCCACCGGCCGGTTAG